One window of Papaver somniferum cultivar HN1 chromosome 9, ASM357369v1, whole genome shotgun sequence genomic DNA carries:
- the LOC113313907 gene encoding AT-hook motif nuclear-localized protein 23-like, protein MQEIVEGGGEGSSGGGGGGGGRRSRGRPLGSKNKTKPCKIIPRESSNAADGMRSHILEISNGNDVFKSIARYSLQRQCGVCVLGGSGVVSNVSLHQPTASPEGVVTLRGRFDLLSLSGTFLPPPLPQGSTGLAVYLSGGQGQVVGGKVVGELIASGPVLVIAATFQNAMYERLPPDEEENVVYHHDLQQPTTAYSGDSREDLETQLPQSSVVNSGNTSGLSVPRRVHDLVGNAGEMSHNMYWGSPLPP, encoded by the coding sequence ATGCAAGAAATTGTGGAAGGAGGTGGAGAAGGAAgtagtggtggcggtggcggtggtggtggacgtAGAAGCCGTGGCCGTCCACTGGGatcaaagaacaaaacaaaaccGTGCAAGATCATTCCTCGTGAAAGCAGCAACGCAGCAGACGGCATGAGAAGCCACATCTTGGAGATTAGCAATGGAAACGACGTTTTCAAGAGCATTGCAAGATATTCTCTGCAGCGGCAATGCGGTGTTTGTGTTTTAGGCGGAAGTGGCGTTGTCAGCAACGTTAGTCTCCATCAACCAACAGCTTCACCGGAAGGTGTTGTTACGCTTCGTGGAAGATTCGATCTTTTATCTCTGTCAGGTACTTTTCTACCACCACCTTTACCACAAGGCTCGACGGGCCTGGCGGTGTATTTATCAGGTGGGCAAGGACAGGTGGTGGGTGGGAAGGTTGTTGGAGAGTTAATAGCATCTGGACCTGTATTGGTGATTGCAGCAACATTTCAGAATGCCATGTACGAGAGATTgccaccggatgaagaagaaaacgTTGTTTATCATCATGATCTGCAGCAGCCAACAACAGCTTATAGCGGTGACAGCAGAGAAGATCTGGAAACACAGTTACCGCAATCTTCCGTGGTAAACTCAGGAAATACTAGTGGTTTATCTGTACCTCGACGAGTTCATGATCTGGTTGGTAATGCTGGTGAAATGTCACATAACATGTATTGGGGTTCTCCTCTACCTCCATAG
- the LOC113313620 gene encoding ethylene receptor 2-like, whose protein sequence is MMMLCSCYDEEDTVVGMWTLDDIHHLQKVSDLLIATAYFSIPLELFYFVSCSIIFPFKWILTQFGAFIILCGLTHFLTIFTYDPHTYKLMLSLTILKSLTALVSCITSITFVTLIPMLLKVMIREGLLIKKTEELDREMVLIKRKEETSYYVRMLTREIRRSLDRHTILHTTLVELSKCLFLENCVILMPDEVNFVMNFTHELRRRDGFVSVRMDDPEVVEIVQECGVRILGSGSRLRGLVGRGSGVAIRMPLLKISSFNGGTPKTIEACCYAVLVLVLPVEVNRCWNSQELEIVEVVADQVAVALSHAAVLEESLLIKEQLVEQNIALRKARKMALMANEAKCSFRSAMCRKMVSPARSIASVLSALQLENFKSEEQKRLVDTIAKGGLLISAIVEDATGVSGLSDSKLELKSRNFSLYAMLKEAANVSKLLCACKKSDFEIIVSAQVPDKVIGDETRILQAILYMVGKILGVGDCSVVVFQIYAENDLQDGLDPKYFAWKQDPVPKFAYLHFEVCRRDLREGGGSSLWIRNENEHFGNADGGRGTQFNICEKLAELMQGSVSVSRFPHSLGGTMNFRIRLQLKRSEEGLINPMCSDPETVRSILNGMNTLLLDRDGFNQSITKKLLEKLECHVTVVSSWYQCAQSLLQDGNTHHLLLLDIGMLKEEGHRVFDTLGRLNTRPMVIAMTALKSDRVTRDWCIQNGINGVICKPVILQEMEDELHRISQLATKTRSPPFTL, encoded by the exons ATGATGATGTTATGTTcttgttatgatgaagaagacacTGTTGTGGGAATGTGGACATTAGATGATATTCATCATCTGCAGAAAGTAAGTGATTTATTAATAGCAACAGCTTACTTCTCAATTCCATTAGAGTTATTCTACTTTGTGAGCTGTTCGATCATATTTCCATTCAAATGGATCTTAACTCAGTTTGGTGCTTTCATAATATTATGTGGTTTAACTCATTTCTTAACTATTTTCACTTATGATCCACATACTTATAAGCTCATGTTGTCTTTAACAATCCTCAAGTCATTAACAGCTCTTGTTTCTTGCATTACTTCGATTACGTTTGTTACGTTGATACCTATGTTGTTAAAAGTTATGATTAGAGAGGGTTTGTTGATTAAGAAAACTGAAGAACTTGATAGAGAAATggtgttgatcaagagaaaggaagagactaGTTATTATGTTCGAATGTTGACTCGAGAGATTAGGAGGTCGCTTGATCGCCATACAATTTTGCATACGACTCTTGTGGAGTTGTCGAAGTGTTTGTTCTTGGAGAATTGTGTGATTTTGATGCCGGATGAGGTTAATTTCGTGATGAATTTTACTCATGAGTTGAGGAGAAGAGATGGGTTTGTTTCGGTTAGAATGGATGATCCGGAGGTGGTTGAGATTGTGCAAGAATGTGGAGTTAGAATTTTGGGGTCTGGGTCTAGGTTGCGCGGATTGGTGGGGAGGGGGTCTGGAGTTGCGATTCGAATGCCGTTGCTTAAGATTTCCAGTTTTAATGGTGGTACGCCAAAGACGATCGAGGCGTGTTGTTATGCGGTTTTGGTTTTGGTGCTTCCTGTTGAGGTGAATAGGTGTTGGAATTCTCAAGAGCTTGAGATTGTTGAGGTTGTGGCGGATCAAGTGGCTGTGGCGTTGTCGCATGCTGCTGTTTTGGAGGAATCTTTGCTGATCAAAGAGCAACTCGTGGAACAGAACATTGCTTTGCGGAAAGCTAGAAAGATGGCTTTGATGGCAAATGAAGCAAAATGTTCATTCCGGAGTGCGATGTGTAGAAAAATGGTATCGCCTGCACGGTCGATAGCTTCTGTTCTGTCAGCTTTGCAGCTTGAGAATTTTAAATCAGAGGAACAGAAAAGGTTGGTTGACACAATTGCAAAAGGAGGGCTTCTTATTTCTGCTATAGTAGAAGATGCAACTGGAGTTTCGGGGCTAAGTGACAGTAAATTGGAACTGAAATCGCGCAATTTCAGTCTTTACGCTATGTTGAAAGAAGCTGCAAATGTATCAAAGCTGTTATGTGCTTGCAAGAAGTCGGATTTTGAAATTATAGTCTCTGCACAAGTTCCTGACAAAGTTATTGGGGATGAAACGCGAATTCTTCAAGCTATTCTCTATATGGTTGGAAAAATTCTGGGTGTTGGAGATTGTAGCGTCGTAGTTTTCCAGATTTACGCTGAGAATGATTTGCAGGATGGTTTGGATCCTAAGTACTTTGCTTGGAAGCAGGATCCAGTTCCCAAATTTGCTTACTTACATTTCGAAGTGTGCAGAAGGGATTTGAGAGAAGGTGGCGGTTCAAGTCTATGGATACGGAATGAGAATGAGCATTTTGGTAATGCAGATGGCGGTCGAGGGACTCAATTCAATATTTGTGAAAAGCTGGCTGAG CTAATGCAGGGATCTGTATCTGTTAGCCGTTTTCCTCATAGCCTCGGTGGAACCATGAACTTCAGAATCAGACTACAGCTTAAAAGATCAGAAGAAGGTCTTATTAACCCAATGTGTTCGGATCCTGAAACCGTGCGATCAATTTTGAATGGAATGAATACTCTCCTCTTAGATCGCGATGGTTTTAACCAATCCATCACCAAAAAACTTCTTGAAAAACTAGAATGCCATGTCACTGTTGTCAGCTCTTGGTATCAATGTGCACAGTCCCTTCTCCAAGATGGTAATACCCATCACCTGTTACTACTAGACATAGGAATGCTTAAAGAAGAGGGACACCGCGTGTTCGATACGCTTGGAAGATTGAATACCCGTCCTATGGTTATCGCGATGACAGCATTGAAATCTGATAGAGTAACCCGAGACTGGTGTATTCAGAATGGGATCAATGGTGTTATATGCAAACCAGTTATACTGCAGGAGATGGAAGACGAGTTGCATAGAATTTCTCAACTTGCAACAAAGACTCGTTCGCCTCCCTTCACACTATAA